GGGTTTTAGCCAAGTCGACCGCCAGTTTGCCGGTGCCCACGATCAAGGACTTGTGCCGCTGGTGAAGTTGACGATGGTAATACCGGGACAGACTGTGCAGCGGGATATAACACACGGCCAACAAGGGGTAACTTACCGCTGCCCATAACAGTAGAATTTCGAGGGGAAACAATGAACTGGCATTGCAGGCGATGCCCACCAGCGACACAATGCCTACGGTCAGTAGCCAGCCCATGAACAGGCGACCCAGGCCGACCCCATAGTCATCTTTTTTACTGTAGACATCACATAAGCTATAAGCAGGAAGCGATGCCAGTATGGTAAAAGCCGCCAAGACCCGATAGTTGTACTCAAGTTGACCGGTTTTAAACACTGCCAGCATAAACAGTACTGTAACGACCAAGCCCGATGCGAGCATCCACTGGCCCCAGAACGTCAAACCCTTGGGGGTCAGGTTGCGATGCATTCTAGTATTATTCAGCATAGTTCTGCTCCCGTTGGTGACCACGCGCGTGGTGGCAGGGTTTAATCACGCGGTGCAATACCGCACGCAAACGACAGGCACGCGCAGTCGCGTACCCGTGGATAGTAATGAACGGCAGGAAACAGTGGCTGACGACTTATAACAAGTTCAGTTCCATCGTGTTGGCGGGATGTTATAAAAGGGTAGGTATCAGCGTGTGGTAATAGGCAGGGTGAACAAAAAGTGTCAGGTGGCTTGTTTTTATCGGCGTGTCTGGGTCAATTCAAGAGGTTTTTTTATTTTCTGTGTAAGGCAATAACCACGGTTTCTTACTGCGCGGAACAGGCGTTCGCCGTCATTCGCTCGTTTGAACTTTTCCTGCAGTCGGCTCAGGCACATTTCCAGTCCGCGATATAAATCGGGCTCGCGTCCGATATTACGGATCAACTCTTCTTTGCTGACCACGCGCTCTTCATGGTGCAGCATCTTTTTAATCAGCGCGGACTCAATGGTGGTCAGTGAAATACGCAGGCCACCCTTGACCAGGGTTCGGTCATGCTGAGTCAGCAGCCAGAAGTCCTGAGGATACAGTTGAGTTCGATCAGATGCTGTCTCCGGATGAAACGTATGGTTTTTCGGTGCGCTGTCATCATCCTTGGGCGTGGGCATTCTGGATTCTTGTCGCACGGCGTTAAAAGGTTGTGAGGGTAAGGTGAGTGTATGGGTAATGACATAGGTATTCACCAGCCGATTTTCGCTGGGGTGGGCTTGTCGATGAGTGAATACCAGGTTGTTATCGGCAACGGCTGTTGTCGCGGGTGCGTTCAGATCGTAATGGAACAACTCTGCGTTGGGTGTGAAGTCTTGCAGTGCGATGGCCGGAAGTGTTGGTGTAAAGGCGTATTTCTTGAGGGAGCTCATAGTGTCCACCGATATCAGGAAGGTGCAGTTGTTATAAGCAGTCAGCAGGGGAGTAATAACCGCCCTGAAAATATTCGAATGGCAGGTTTTTAGCCAGCAGGGCACTGTCGGCAAACTCGACAGTGTCGGCAATGAAAGACACCTGGCTGGCATTGATCAGCTCTAGCATGCGGTCGTAGAGCCGATCAAACAGATCGGATCGGGTGTTGAGGCTCAGGCGCAGGTCGGAATCCGGGAACGGCATTTTAATGTAGTCATAGAGCTTGAGGTCGATCAGCAGATCGACCTGTTTTGTATCGAGTCTGTAGTTATTGTAGGCAAGCGTGATACTGCACTGGTCTTTCAGTTTATATAACTGGCGCACCATCGCCCGACGTTCAACCGGGCCCGGAAGGGCATCCAGCGAGTTGTCGATGGAGAGGGTGAACGTCTGTCGGTGCTTTTCCAGTGACTGGGCAGTCTGGATAATGCTTTTGTGAACGTTCTCGTTCATCAACGCTGCTTGATTGATCCGCAGAAACTGCTGGCCTGCTGCCGGGTGGGAGGTTTTACGGCGTGTGCCGATACGCTGTAGCGCCGCGTTGTAGGCACGTGGATGGTTCTCGTAAATGTCCTTGCAGGTCAGGCTGATTTCATTGCCCCAGAGTAAATGGTTGCGATCAACGATGGCCTGCCTGACAAGGTTGAATTCGCCTCTGGGCGTAGAGGACAGTTTCTCGTTATTCACGATTCGATCTCTCCTTGGCGGGTTGAAAGTAGCTGGCGCAAATAAGGCCGCGGCTTAGTTTGTATCCGTAACCGCGGATATTCTGAATAATATTGTCACCGTAGTGTGCCTTGATCTTGCTGCGCAGTCGGCTGATGGATTTCTCCAGCGCTCGAGAGTCATAATACTTAGTGTTAAGGCCCATGACGGCAGCGATCTCAGTGTGACTGAGCAGTCGGCGTTGGATCAGCGCTTCCAGTACTTTCATTTCGACGAAGGATATTTCAAGTTTCTTACCGTCACCATAAATGCACATGCGATCCTGATCGAGCACCAGGCCGCACCGGTTCAGTCGTGCGTTCGCACTGAGGAACTCATCAAACAGGCTCAACTTTTTTTCAGGGGAGGTCTCTGCCACTTTGATGCAGTAATCCGCGCCGGCCAAATAGTATTTGGTCTTGCTCAAGGTAGACGCAAAAGTGATAACGACAAATATGGTGCAGCCAGGGTTGTTGGCTCGGGTGTTTTTTATGATGTCCAGGGTTTGGCTGCTGGCCGAGGGTGTATCGATTTCTATAATGATCGCGCGGTAGTCTGCGTGACTTTCCTGGGTGTCAATTAGTTGTTCGTAGTAACGTGTATCGACTTTCAAATCATCCGCTACAGTGCGAACTATCAGCTCCCGAAAGTCCTCCGATTTAGATTGAGTCCGTGCAATAGCGAGGACATTAGAAAACTGCATCACCTACTCCCTTTTCCAGCATGCAAGGCCGTCAGTTCAATCGCTGCTAGCGTTTAGATACTAATCGAATTGAATACGGTAAAACGTGACAAATTTTAACATTCGTCAGTTTCTTTTTCAGAAAGGAAAAGGGTGTTGTGCGGTTATTGCGGGGATGTTTGCACGGGCGTACACATATGCTAGTGCAAATTTTTAATGCGCGATAAGTATTTTAGCCCAAACGTTTTTTTGGCGGAATCGGGAAAACCCTTGCATCGTCAATGGGGGAACGACACGTCGTGGCAGTTGAGAGTATCCGAGGCGTGGGGCAAGTTAATCCTGTAGCGCCAAGGCGAATGCCTCGGGTGTCGGGCTCTGCGGCCAGCATGGCACGCCGTCCGGCAACAGCAGCCATGGCTGTTTACGGCTGACCCAGATATGCGCGACCGGTGCCAGGGCGGGACTGTCGTGTAACGTGCCGACCCGCAAAACCCGCAGGCCCGGCGCGGCGCTGGTGGTGTTGCTGATACGCGTATGGCACCGCGCGCACAACTGGTGAGTCGAGTGTTGGCCGTGCATGTCGTAGGCGTATTCGGTCAGCGGCCCCTCGACAGTCAAGGCGTCCGCCGGCAGCAGTGCGTGCAGAGCGAATGCGCTGCCGCTCCAGGTCTGGCAATGGCGGCAGTGACAGGCATAGATGGCAGGTAGCGTCGGCAGCTCTAACTGATAGGTGACAGCGGCGCAGCGGCATTGGCCAGTGAATATCATCGACGTCCCGTCCTTTCCTGTGAGCGTGGGCGCAAGGCCCATCGGGTATGCTCGCCAGCTTGCCCCAGTGGCAACCCAAAGAACATTCGCCAAAATGGCCCACCGGCTCACAGGAAATGTATGAACGCCCCTCAACTTCAATGGGAAACCCAGCGCGCTTTCCTGGCGGTGTTACGCACCGGCAGCCTGTCGGGTGCGGCACGCTTGCTCGGCATCGCCCAGGCCACCGCGCGACGGCGCATCGAGGCGCTGGAACAGAGTGTGGGCGTCAGTCTGTTTATTCGTTCGCCCCAAGGCTTGCTCCCCACGGACATGGCCCGCGAACTGATCGGCCATGTGGAAGCCATGGCCGTTGCCGCCAATGCCTTCAACCGCGCGGCCTCGGCGGACAGCGCGGTGGCCGCTGGTACGGTGCGGCTTACCTGCGGGCAGTTACTCGGCGTTGAAGTGCTGCCGCCGCTGTTGCGCACCCTGCGCCGCAGCCATCCGCAATTGGCCATGGAGTTGAGCGTGTCCAACCGCCTCCAGGCATTGGCCCTGCAAGAGGCCGACGTCGCGGTGCGCATCCGGCGGCCCAACGAGTCCAGCGTGGTCACCCGCAAAGTCGGTGACTTGCACGTCGGGCTCTATGCCACGCCCGAATTGCTGGCAGAGCAGGGAGTGCCGGACTCGATCGTGCAATTGAAGGATTTCCCGTTGATCGGGCCAGACCGCAATCTGGCAGAAATCGAACTGCTCCAGCAGCAGGGTTTCGACTGTGCCAGTGAGCGCACGCTGATTCGTACCGATGACCACCTGGCGCAACTGGCCGCCTTGCGTGCTGGCTTGGGCATTGGGGTATGTTCCAGTCAACTGGCCCAGCGGTATGGACTGGTACGGGTGCTGCCGCAGCAGGTGGGGTTCGACGTGGATGTGTGGGTGGCCATGCACCAGGACATGCGCCGGGTGCCAAGGGTGGCAGTGGTATTCGAGGCGGTGGGGTCGGGGTTGGCGGATTTCCTTACGACGCCGTCCGCCTCTGTCGGGCGCTAGCTCAACGCCGCAACGGCCTTTCACCCTCGATGCAGCCCACCAAAAAATCCATCACCACCTTCACCAGCGGTGACCTGCGCATATCCGGATAAACCGTGAGCCAGATATCCCGCAGCGGGCCGTCGGTCGCGGTGGGCAGCTTGACCAACAACGGGTCGTGATCGCCCACCAAGGTCGGCAACACCACGGCGCCCACCTGGGCGCGCGCGGCCATTTGTTGTGTGATCAGGTCGCTGGCGGCAAAGGCGATTTCTCGGTGGCCGCGCAGCTGATGCATCCAGGCCTGCTGGGGCAGGTGGTCGCGGCTGCTGTCGTAGGCGATAAATGTCCACTGCTCGGCGGGTTTTTGCAGGAAGCCTGGCGGGCCATAGAGCCCGAAGCGCACCACGCCGACCTTCCGGCGCACCAGGGCGTCTTCATCGGGACGCACGGTGCGCAGGGCGATATCCGCCTCGCCTTTGTCCAGCGCGGCCAATTGCGTGGAGGGCATCAACACCAGATTCAACTGCGGGTATTCGGCACGCAAGCGGGCTAGATGGGGTGCGATGCAGTAATTGGCGATGGACGGCGGGCAACTGACCCGCACAGTGCCGGCCATTTCGATGGACGCCACCCTCGACAGACGCATGACCTGTGTGGCCAGTTCACCCATGCCCGCCGCCAGTTCAGCCAGGGCGATGCCCTGTGCGGTGAGAGGGCGGCTGCGCGGCAGGCGGTCTACCAGTTTGACGCCCAGGGATTTTTCCAGGGCATCCACACGGCGGCCGACCGTGGCATGTTCCACTTGCAACTCACGGGCGGCGGCCGACAGCGACTGAGTCCGCGCCAACACAGTGAAGTAATACAGATCCTGCCAGTCGAACATCGGGTTGTTTCCGCACAGAGGCTGGGATGGTTTGGGGAATTTTCCTACTGATAGCGTCGTTTTACCATGGCGACTTCCCAGTGCAAACGGAGTTGTTCCCGATGAAAGCCATCACCCTGCAAACCTATGGCGGCCCGCAAGTCGCGCAATTACAGCTGGATGCGCCCAAACCGCAATGCGTGGCGGACCATGTGCTGATCAAAGTGGCGTGCGCCGGGATCAACTTCATGGACATTCATACGCGCCAGGGCAAATATGCCCAGTCGACGACCTACCCGGTGCGTCTGCCCTGCACCTTGGGCATGGAGGGCGCGGGCGTGGTGGTGGATGTGGGCGACGGCGTCAACCATTTGGCCGTAGGTGATCGGGTGGCTTGGTGCATCGCTTGGGGTGCCTATGCCGAATATGCGCTGGTACCTGTGGCCAAGGTCGCGCAGATTCCCAATGCCATCGCCTTCGATCAGGCGGCTGCGGCGATGTTCCAGGGCTGCACCGCGCATTATCTGATTAATGATGTGGCCCGCTTGGGCGCAGGCAGCACCTGCCTGGTGCACGCCGCCTCCGGCAGCATCGGTCAGCTGTTGGTGCAGATGGCCCGGCACTTGGGCGCTACGGTGTTCGCCACCGGCAGCACCGTCGAGAAATGCGCGATTGCCCAAGCACGCGGCGCCCATCAAGCCTGGCTGTATGACGACGGCCGCTTTGCCGACCGTGTGTTGCAGGCCACGCACGGGCAGGGCGTGGATGTGGTCTTCGACTCACTGGGCAAAAGCACCTTGCGCGACAGTTTTCGCGCTTGCCGTACACGCGGACTGATCGTCAATTACGGCAATGTCTCGGGTTCGCTGACGGACCTGGATCCTATTGAACTGGGCGAAGCGGGCTCATTGTTTCTGACGCGTCCACGGCTGGCGGACCACATGGCTGATGGTGCCACCGTGCAGCGACGGGCAAATGCGGTGTTTTCGGCAATGCTTGAAGGGGCTTTGACGGTGGAAATCGAAGGGCATTACACGCTGGAGACCGTGCAGCAGGTGCATGCGCGCATCGAAGCGCGGCAACAGATCGGCAAGGCCGTGCTGTGGGTCGACCGCGACCTGCATTAAACGAGGGCGAAAAAAAACCGGCTGATCAGGCCGGTTTGGGGTTCCCGCCAGCAGCGCGGGATTAAACGTTATTGCCTTGCAGACGATCAGCACCGCCTTCAGCCAAGCCACGTTCTTGCAGACGATCAGCACCGCCTTCAGCCAAGCCACGTTCTTGCAGACGATCAGCACCGCCTTCAGCCAGGCCGCGTTCTTGCAGGCGATCAGCACCGCCTTCAGCCAGGCCACGTTCTTGCAGACGATCAGCGCCACCTTCGGCAACACGACGTTCCAGTAGGCGGTCCGAACCGTTTTCGGCAACGCGGTTACTTTGCAGGCGGTCCGAGCCACCTTCTGCAACACGGCTTTCAATCAGTCGATCCGAGCCGCCTTCAGCGACAACAGGGTGAGCAAATGCGTTGGCAGCGAGTACCGAGAAAGCGAGGCTAAGCAAGATTTGGCGTTTCATGTTGGTGTGCTCCGAGTGTTTTAGTTGGGTTGTTGCGGGTATGGGGTTGATGTTACGCGTTGCATTTTTTAAGAGAACTTCATTGGGCTGATGGTGACTATCGACGCCAGCGATGGCTCGTTTCGGCGAGCCATCGCAAGCCCGGTCATGGCATCTGCGGCAGTTCCTGCGGGCGCAGGTCGAACACCAGTACTTCGGCGTCCTCGCCCTGGCTCAAATGAATCTGCCGTTCATCCCGCACGCGGGCGCCGTCGCCTTCCTGCAAGCGCTGGCCGTTGACTTCAACGCTGCCACGGGCCACATGGATGTACACGTGGCGATCCGGCGCCAGGTCCAGGGCGGCGGTTTCGTCGCCATTGAACAGCCCTGCATAGACCCGTGCGTCCTGGCGCACGCTGAGGGAGCCGTCGTTGCCATCCGGCGAGATAATCAGCTGCAAGCGCCCACGTTTCTGCGCCTCGCTGAAGTGCTCCTGCTGATAACGCGGTTCGGCGCCGGCTTCATTGGGCACGATCCAGATCTGCAGGAAGTGCACGCCACGGGTCTGGCTGTGGTTGAACTCGCTATGGGCCACGCCGCTGCCGGCGCTCATCAGTTGCACATCGCCTGGACGGATCACCGAGCCGGTGCCCAGGGTGTCTTTGTGTTCCAGCGCGCCTTCCAGCACATAGGAGAAGATCTCCATGTCGCGGTGCGGGTGCTGGCCAAAGCCTTTGCCGGCCGCGACGCGGTCATCGTTGATCACCAGAAGGTCGGAAAAACCCTGTTCTTTCGGGTTCCAGTAGTTGGCAAACGAGAAGGTGTGGAACGACTTCAACCAACCGTGATTGGCGGCGCCGCGTTCGGAAGCTTTGCGAAGGGTCAGCATGGTCTTATCCTCAAGTGGGAGCGGGCTGCAACATGCAGGGCTCCGGCGTTGAGAAGAAGGTTAATGGTTATCCTAAGATTCATTAATAAGCTGAAATCTGAATAACTGTCTCATTCAGGTTGACAGTGGTGAACGTGTAATAATGGCCGCCGCATTCCTTATCGATGGACCTTTCTTGTTATGAAAACCGTGGCCATGGCGCTGTTTCCGGACTTCCTCCTGCTCGACATGGCCGGGCCGCTCGAAGTGTTTTCCATTGCCAATCGCTACCTGCCAGCGGCGGATCACTATCAGATCCTAACCCTCGGCACCGAGCCTGGCCCGTTGCGCGCCTCCAATGGCGTCGCGGTACAGACCGACCTGCTGCTGGACCAGGCCCAGGATGCCTACGACCTGCTGCTGGTGCCCGGTGGTCCAGGTGCCTACAACGAATGCCACCCCGCGTTATTGCCCTGGCTCAGGGCCGCGGCGCCACGGGCACGGCGCTTTGGTTCGATCTGCACAGGCGCCTTTGTACTCGGGCATGCCGGGCTGTTGGACGGTCATCGCGTGACCACCCACTGGCACTACACCGAGCGGCTGATCAAGGCGTTCCCCAAGGCGATTGTCGAAACCGACCGTATCTATTTGCAGGACGGGCGTCTGATCACCTCGGGTGGCGTCACGGCGGGTATCGACCTCGCGCTGTCAGTGGTAGCCCAGGACCACGGCAAGCAGGTCGCCGTCGAAGTGGCCAAGGTGCTGCTGGTGGTGATGAAACGCCAGGGCGGCCAGGCGCAGTTCAGCCCGATGACGGCGGCGGTGGCGCCCCAGGAAACCGCAATTACCCGCGTGCAGCAGCATGTGCTGGAGCATCTCGACCAAGCCTTCACCATCGAGTCCATGGCTGAGCTGGCCGGCATGAGCGCGCGGCATTTTGCGCGGCTATTCGCCAAGGATGTGCAGATGACGCCGATGGCATTCCTGCAAGGCGCGCGCATCGACCGCGCCCGGCAATTGCTGGAAACCACCGACCTGCCGCTCAAGACCGTGGCTTTTCACGCAGGCTTCGGCAGCGTGCGGCACATGCGTTTTCTGTTCAGTGAAAAACTGGGCCTCAACCCGACCCAATACCGACAGCAGTTCAGTTAACGACAGAATGTCCGTCTCGCGCACCCGAATGTCCGTATCGCTCCCCGCGCCAGCATTGTCCTGTCATCGCCAACTGGCAAGATAGCGGCAAGCCCATGGAAAAGGATGCGCGAACGCCCAAGGCCGGGTGTTTCAGCGCTTTACACAGATGAACAACCCGCAGGCGATTGAGGCTGAAGGCACGGTGCGTTTCGGCGCCTATGTCTTTCACCGGCAACAACGTCTGGTCAGCAAGGCAGGCTGGCCGGTGCCGTTGGGTGGGAGGGCGCTGGATATCCTCACGACGTTGCTCGAAGCGCCTGGGCAGTACATCAGCAAGGCCACCTTGATCGAGCGCGTGTGGCCGAACAGTGTGGTGGAAGAAAACAACCTGCGGGTGCACATCGCTGCACTGCGTCGCGCCCTTGACGGGCAGCGCTTCATTCTCAACGATCCGCAGCGTGGCTACTGTTTTGCAGCCGCTGTGCACGGCGTTGTGCCGGCCACGTTACCCCGGCATAACCTCGCCGTACGCCTTAGTCCGGTGATGGGCTGCGATGAACTGTTGGGTGTGCTGGTGCGGCGCTTGTCCGGCCAACGCCTGATGACGCTCACCGGGTGTGCCGGCGTGGGCAAGAGCAGCCTGGCCCTGGCGTTGGCCGAGCGGGTGCTGCCGCGTTATCGGGACGGCGTGTGGTGGGTCGACCTGGCCACGGTGGAAGCGCCGATGAGCATGTTGCGCCACCTGGCTTTGGTGCTGCATCTTGAACCCTGCGCCAGTGCGGCTGAACTGGGCCGGCAATTGGCGACCCGTCAGTTGCTGCTGGTGCTGGACGGTGCCGACTTGCTGCTCGGCGCCTGCCGTCACCTGGTGCGCGTGCTACGCGAAGCGGCGCCCCAGGTCAGTGTACTGGTCAGCAGCCGTGAAACCCTGCAAGTCCCCGGCGAATGGGTGCAGCGCGTGCCCCGGCTGGCGGTGCCTGCGCCGTCAATGCTGGGCAGTGTCGAGGAGGCGATGGTAAACCCTGCGGTGCAAGTGTTCGTCGCCCGAGTACGTGCGGCTCAGCAAGGCTTTGTGCTGCGGCCTCAGGACCTGGCCCCGCTGCGTGACATCTGCCGGCGCCTGGATGGTATTCCCCTGGCCCTGGAGCTGGCGGCCGCTCAAGTGGACGCCCTGGGTGTGCGGGGATTGCAGCAGCAATTGTGCAAAGGCGTACAGGTACTGAGCCGGGGCCGGCGTACGGCGGTGGAACGTCATCAATCCCTGAGCGCCGCCCTGGACTGGACTTACCAGCGCTTGAGCCTGCCGGAGCGCTGGCTGTTCCTCCAATTGAGCCTGTTCAAGATGGCCGTCACCTTGCCCACCTTGAGCGAATTGGTCACCGGCACCGAGTTGGAACATGCCGACCTGGCCTACCTGCTGGAGCGTCTGGTCAGTACTTCGTTGCTGAGCCTTGAACCGGGCCCTGGCAATGCCCGTTACCGCCTGCTCAACTGCGTGCGCAGCTATGCCCTGACGCAATTGCGCGACCCGATGCAGGTCGCGCGTTTGCAGCAGGGCTATGGGCATTACCTGGGGCCGTTTTCAGGCCGGCCGTTTGTCCTGCAACTCGTCGAGCAGGCGGCGTACGCGGACTAGGTCCTGGGTGGCAAAGCCTTCAGTGAACCGCGCGTAAATCGAACTCAGCAGATCCCGCGCCGGCTGCACGCGGCCTTGCGCCTGCCACAGCCTTGCCAGTGAGGTGGCACAGCGCAACTCCCAGGCAAGCGCGCC
The genomic region above belongs to Pseudomonas azotoformans and contains:
- a CDS encoding winged helix-turn-helix domain-containing protein, with product MSSLKKYAFTPTLPAIALQDFTPNAELFHYDLNAPATTAVADNNLVFTHRQAHPSENRLVNTYVITHTLTLPSQPFNAVRQESRMPTPKDDDSAPKNHTFHPETASDRTQLYPQDFWLLTQHDRTLVKGGLRISLTTIESALIKKMLHHEERVVSKEELIRNIGREPDLYRGLEMCLSRLQEKFKRANDGERLFRAVRNRGYCLTQKIKKPLELTQTRR
- a CDS encoding winged helix-turn-helix domain-containing protein → MQFSNVLAIARTQSKSEDFRELIVRTVADDLKVDTRYYEQLIDTQESHADYRAIIIEIDTPSASSQTLDIIKNTRANNPGCTIFVVITFASTLSKTKYYLAGADYCIKVAETSPEKKLSLFDEFLSANARLNRCGLVLDQDRMCIYGDGKKLEISFVEMKVLEALIQRRLLSHTEIAAVMGLNTKYYDSRALEKSISRLRSKIKAHYGDNIIQNIRGYGYKLSRGLICASYFQPAKERSNRE
- a CDS encoding GFA family protein, producing MIFTGQCRCAAVTYQLELPTLPAIYACHCRHCQTWSGSAFALHALLPADALTVEGPLTEYAYDMHGQHSTHQLCARCHTRISNTTSAAPGLRVLRVGTLHDSPALAPVAHIWVSRKQPWLLLPDGVPCWPQSPTPEAFALALQD
- a CDS encoding LysR family transcriptional regulator; translation: MNAPQLQWETQRAFLAVLRTGSLSGAARLLGIAQATARRRIEALEQSVGVSLFIRSPQGLLPTDMARELIGHVEAMAVAANAFNRAASADSAVAAGTVRLTCGQLLGVEVLPPLLRTLRRSHPQLAMELSVSNRLQALALQEADVAVRIRRPNESSVVTRKVGDLHVGLYATPELLAEQGVPDSIVQLKDFPLIGPDRNLAEIELLQQQGFDCASERTLIRTDDHLAQLAALRAGLGIGVCSSQLAQRYGLVRVLPQQVGFDVDVWVAMHQDMRRVPRVAVVFEAVGSGLADFLTTPSASVGR
- a CDS encoding LysR family transcriptional regulator, with translation MFDWQDLYYFTVLARTQSLSAAARELQVEHATVGRRVDALEKSLGVKLVDRLPRSRPLTAQGIALAELAAGMGELATQVMRLSRVASIEMAGTVRVSCPPSIANYCIAPHLARLRAEYPQLNLVLMPSTQLAALDKGEADIALRTVRPDEDALVRRKVGVVRFGLYGPPGFLQKPAEQWTFIAYDSSRDHLPQQAWMHQLRGHREIAFAASDLITQQMAARAQVGAVVLPTLVGDHDPLLVKLPTATDGPLRDIWLTVYPDMRRSPLVKVVMDFLVGCIEGERPLRR
- a CDS encoding quinone oxidoreductase family protein, encoding MKAITLQTYGGPQVAQLQLDAPKPQCVADHVLIKVACAGINFMDIHTRQGKYAQSTTYPVRLPCTLGMEGAGVVVDVGDGVNHLAVGDRVAWCIAWGAYAEYALVPVAKVAQIPNAIAFDQAAAAMFQGCTAHYLINDVARLGAGSTCLVHAASGSIGQLLVQMARHLGATVFATGSTVEKCAIAQARGAHQAWLYDDGRFADRVLQATHGQGVDVVFDSLGKSTLRDSFRACRTRGLIVNYGNVSGSLTDLDPIELGEAGSLFLTRPRLADHMADGATVQRRANAVFSAMLEGALTVEIEGHYTLETVQQVHARIEARQQIGKAVLWVDRDLH
- a CDS encoding pirin family protein — encoded protein: MLTLRKASERGAANHGWLKSFHTFSFANYWNPKEQGFSDLLVINDDRVAAGKGFGQHPHRDMEIFSYVLEGALEHKDTLGTGSVIRPGDVQLMSAGSGVAHSEFNHSQTRGVHFLQIWIVPNEAGAEPRYQQEHFSEAQKRGRLQLIISPDGNDGSLSVRQDARVYAGLFNGDETAALDLAPDRHVYIHVARGSVEVNGQRLQEGDGARVRDERQIHLSQGEDAEVLVFDLRPQELPQMP
- a CDS encoding GlxA family transcriptional regulator, producing MKTVAMALFPDFLLLDMAGPLEVFSIANRYLPAADHYQILTLGTEPGPLRASNGVAVQTDLLLDQAQDAYDLLLVPGGPGAYNECHPALLPWLRAAAPRARRFGSICTGAFVLGHAGLLDGHRVTTHWHYTERLIKAFPKAIVETDRIYLQDGRLITSGGVTAGIDLALSVVAQDHGKQVAVEVAKVLLVVMKRQGGQAQFSPMTAAVAPQETAITRVQQHVLEHLDQAFTIESMAELAGMSARHFARLFAKDVQMTPMAFLQGARIDRARQLLETTDLPLKTVAFHAGFGSVRHMRFLFSEKLGLNPTQYRQQFS
- a CDS encoding winged helix-turn-helix domain-containing protein, whose protein sequence is MNNPQAIEAEGTVRFGAYVFHRQQRLVSKAGWPVPLGGRALDILTTLLEAPGQYISKATLIERVWPNSVVEENNLRVHIAALRRALDGQRFILNDPQRGYCFAAAVHGVVPATLPRHNLAVRLSPVMGCDELLGVLVRRLSGQRLMTLTGCAGVGKSSLALALAERVLPRYRDGVWWVDLATVEAPMSMLRHLALVLHLEPCASAAELGRQLATRQLLLVLDGADLLLGACRHLVRVLREAAPQVSVLVSSRETLQVPGEWVQRVPRLAVPAPSMLGSVEEAMVNPAVQVFVARVRAAQQGFVLRPQDLAPLRDICRRLDGIPLALELAAAQVDALGVRGLQQQLCKGVQVLSRGRRTAVERHQSLSAALDWTYQRLSLPERWLFLQLSLFKMAVTLPTLSELVTGTELEHADLAYLLERLVSTSLLSLEPGPGNARYRLLNCVRSYALTQLRDPMQVARLQQGYGHYLGPFSGRPFVLQLVEQAAYAD